A window from Sinanaerobacter sp. ZZT-01 encodes these proteins:
- a CDS encoding polyribonucleotide nucleotidyltransferase: protein MRFEDYRTFKTALGGRLLQLEIGKVCEMASGQVMLRYGDTVVNVTATCSAAPRQDIDFFPLSVDYEERMYAAGKIPGGFIKREGRPSEKAILNSRLIDRPIRPLFPKGFYNDVQVVATVMSVDADCAPEIVAMIGSSVALSISDIPFDGPTASVMVGRIDDRFIINPSKEEREESDLHLVVSGTKDAIMMVEAGADEVPEDVILDAIMLGHEEIKKLVAFIEDIVAEVGKPKRALNLYTIPEDIDTAVREYAEDKMRAAIQTYDKQERLDNMDAVETETKEYFAEIYPENPKDISAILYNITKEQVRSLILDDGIRPDNRKSTEIRPIWCETGVLPRTHGTGLFKRGQTQVLSVATLGAMGDAQTIDGIGDEVQKRYMHHYNFPPYSVGEARPMRSPGRREIGHGALAERALIPVLPSIEEFPYAIRVVSEVLSSNGSTSQASVCGSCLALMDAGVPIKKPVAGIAMGLIERVEEDGSSKIAILSDIQGMEDFLGDMDFKVAGTENGVTAIQMDIKVHGLSKQILQDALKQAHDGRMFIMEQMMQELSSPREELSPYAPRIISMQVHPDKIRTIIGPGGKTINRIISETGVKIDINDEGLVYIAAPDMESANAAVKSIELLVKDVEVGETYEGKVMRLMAFGAFIEILPGKEGLLHISKMAKERVEKVEDIMNVGDTVTVKVVEIDNQNRINLTRKGLEEIEIVKA, encoded by the coding sequence ATGAGATTTGAGGATTACAGAACGTTTAAAACAGCATTAGGAGGCCGGCTCCTGCAGTTGGAGATTGGGAAAGTCTGCGAGATGGCAAGCGGACAGGTCATGCTTCGATATGGCGATACGGTTGTTAACGTGACCGCAACCTGTTCTGCAGCACCAAGACAGGATATTGATTTTTTCCCTCTAAGTGTAGATTATGAGGAAAGAATGTATGCAGCAGGAAAAATCCCTGGCGGATTTATTAAAAGAGAGGGACGCCCCTCTGAAAAGGCAATTTTAAATTCACGTTTAATAGACCGACCGATACGCCCTCTCTTCCCAAAAGGATTTTATAATGATGTACAGGTTGTAGCTACAGTTATGAGTGTGGATGCTGATTGTGCGCCAGAGATTGTGGCAATGATCGGTTCTTCTGTCGCATTGTCCATATCCGATATTCCGTTTGATGGACCGACTGCTTCCGTTATGGTTGGAAGAATTGATGACCGTTTTATCATTAACCCAAGCAAAGAAGAAAGAGAAGAAAGTGATTTACATTTAGTTGTATCCGGAACAAAGGATGCAATTATGATGGTAGAGGCTGGCGCAGATGAGGTACCAGAAGATGTTATTTTAGATGCAATTATGCTTGGGCATGAAGAAATTAAAAAGTTGGTTGCTTTTATTGAAGATATTGTAGCGGAAGTCGGAAAACCAAAAAGAGCGCTGAATTTATATACAATACCTGAGGACATTGATACTGCAGTTCGAGAGTATGCAGAAGACAAAATGAGAGCTGCCATTCAGACCTATGACAAACAGGAACGTCTAGATAATATGGATGCAGTTGAAACAGAAACAAAAGAATATTTTGCAGAAATTTACCCAGAAAATCCAAAAGACATCTCTGCTATTTTATATAACATAACAAAAGAGCAAGTTAGAAGTCTTATCTTAGATGATGGAATACGTCCGGATAATCGTAAATCAACAGAAATCAGACCAATTTGGTGTGAAACTGGAGTCTTACCTAGAACACATGGAACCGGATTGTTTAAAAGAGGGCAGACTCAGGTTCTTTCAGTAGCAACATTAGGTGCAATGGGTGATGCACAGACGATTGATGGAATTGGAGATGAAGTGCAAAAACGCTATATGCACCACTATAATTTCCCACCATACAGTGTCGGTGAAGCAAGACCGATGCGAAGTCCCGGAAGACGTGAGATTGGACATGGAGCTCTCGCAGAAAGAGCTTTAATACCAGTATTACCGTCCATAGAAGAATTCCCTTACGCGATTCGTGTAGTATCAGAAGTTTTATCTTCAAACGGGAGTACGTCTCAGGCGTCTGTATGTGGAAGCTGTTTGGCATTAATGGATGCTGGCGTTCCAATTAAAAAACCAGTAGCTGGTATCGCTATGGGTTTGATTGAAAGAGTGGAGGAAGATGGATCCAGTAAAATTGCAATCCTTTCCGATATACAAGGTATGGAAGACTTTTTAGGGGACATGGACTTTAAAGTAGCAGGAACTGAAAATGGAGTTACCGCTATTCAGATGGATATTAAAGTGCACGGATTATCAAAGCAGATTTTACAGGATGCATTAAAACAGGCCCATGACGGAAGAATGTTTATTATGGAGCAGATGATGCAGGAGCTCTCTTCACCAAGAGAGGAATTATCACCTTATGCACCGAGAATTATATCCATGCAAGTTCATCCTGATAAGATACGTACGATTATCGGACCGGGTGGAAAAACAATTAATCGTATTATTTCTGAGACCGGTGTTAAAATTGACATCAATGATGAAGGTCTTGTTTACATTGCAGCACCTGATATGGAATCTGCGAATGCAGCAGTTAAATCGATAGAGCTTCTTGTAAAAGATGTAGAAGTCGGAGAAACTTATGAAGGCAAAGTGATGCGTTTAATGGCATTCGGAGCATTTATAGAAATTCTACCTGGAAAAGAAGGATTGCTTCACATTTCTAAAATGGCAAAAGAGCGTGTAGAAAAAGTAGAAGACATCATGAATGTCGGCGATACCGTAACGGTAAAAGTAGTTGAAATAGATAATCAGAACCGGATAAACCTAACAAGAAAGGGTCTGGAGGAAATTGAGATCGTAAAAGCTTAA
- the rpsO gene encoding 30S ribosomal protein S15, with the protein MITQAKKAEIINEYKTHEGDTGSPEVQVAVLTYRINDLNEHLKIHKKDFHSRRGLLKMVGQRRNLLGYLKSKDVERYRDLIARLGLRK; encoded by the coding sequence ATGATTACACAAGCAAAAAAAGCAGAAATTATTAATGAGTATAAAACTCACGAAGGAGATACGGGATCTCCAGAAGTTCAGGTTGCAGTTTTGACCTACAGAATTAATGACCTGAATGAGCATTTAAAAATTCACAAGAAAGACTTCCACTCCAGAAGAGGTCTTTTAAAGATGGTAGGGCAGAGAAGAAATCTTCTAGGCTACTTGAAATCCAAAGACGTTGAAAGATATAGAGATTTAATCGCACGTCTCGGATTAAGAAAATAA
- a CDS encoding bifunctional riboflavin kinase/FAD synthetase, which yields MKVFTKLEEIKNIQPTVIALGNFDGIHKGHQELIRRTVKSARIAGLKSAVFTFTNHPKNVLSGTSLIKNILYFEDKVRILKTLGVNYLFSIDFDEHIQCLNPNEFIEKLLVNTFRMKEAYCGFNHRFGYKAEGNPEILMQQGLKYDYGIHVLEPYKVNGNVVSSTLIRNLIAVGDVETCMLYMGRYYSVGGTVVIGNRIGRTIGFPTSNITIDETMVTPANGVYVTNCTYNGICYHSITNVGLKPTIGLEKRNIETHMFDFNKEIYGKEIRVEFLKKIRNEHKFKDVKSLSEQIQKDCLSARQFHEKMQ from the coding sequence ATGAAAGTATTTACAAAATTAGAAGAAATTAAAAACATACAGCCTACAGTAATTGCATTAGGAAACTTTGATGGGATTCATAAAGGACATCAAGAATTAATTCGGCGTACGGTGAAAAGTGCCAGAATTGCAGGATTAAAAAGTGCAGTGTTTACATTTACGAATCATCCGAAGAACGTTCTTTCTGGAACCTCTTTAATTAAAAATATTTTATATTTTGAAGATAAAGTTCGTATATTGAAAACACTTGGCGTAAATTATTTATTTTCCATTGATTTTGATGAACACATTCAATGCTTAAACCCAAATGAGTTTATAGAAAAGTTGCTTGTGAATACGTTTCGCATGAAAGAAGCTTATTGCGGGTTTAATCATCGATTTGGGTATAAGGCAGAGGGAAATCCGGAAATACTAATGCAGCAAGGATTAAAGTACGATTATGGCATCCATGTCCTTGAACCTTATAAAGTGAATGGAAATGTAGTCAGCAGCACCTTAATACGAAATTTAATTGCTGTCGGAGATGTGGAGACTTGTATGCTGTATATGGGCAGGTACTATAGCGTTGGCGGTACGGTAGTCATAGGCAACCGCATTGGAAGAACGATTGGGTTTCCAACTTCAAATATAACTATTGATGAAACGATGGTAACGCCGGCAAATGGAGTATACGTAACGAATTGTACTTATAACGGCATTTGCTATCACAGTATTACAAATGTAGGTTTAAAACCGACAATTGGATTAGAAAAGCGTAATATTGAAACACATATGTTTGATTTTAATAAAGAAATTTACGGAAAAGAAATACGCGTGGAATTTCTGAAAAAAATACGAAATGAACATAAATTTAAAGATGTAAAGAGTTTAAGTGAGCAGATTCAGAAGGATTGTCTATCCGCACGACAATTTCATGAAAAAATGCAGTAA
- the truB gene encoding tRNA pseudouridine(55) synthase TruB: MIKDGIINLLKPAGMTSHDGVSMLRRLTGVKRIGHTGTLDPFAVGVLPLCIGSAARINEYLDLDEKRYRCEMQLGIETDTQDIWGAVIASNPEKAAKVTLNQIQSELNQFKGYIKQIPPKYSAIRVNGKRLYEYARAGESVEIKSRPVVISEIELISYHKDTGRIMIEILCSKGTYIRSICQDLGQALGCGAAMSFLLRIQSGAFHLDNSVTIEELQNWANVSESGKLDIEHTDEYLLPTDKPLCYFGSLLLSPGREKWFLNGGYLIERDVKRIEEPFQNYDIESIQRRMEHLGIKEIYHQAYKVYSNQTFLGVVFYQPQTNRYVADKVFYK; encoded by the coding sequence ATGATAAAAGATGGAATCATCAATTTATTAAAACCTGCAGGGATGACTTCACATGATGGAGTGTCCATGCTCCGCCGTCTTACCGGAGTGAAGCGAATTGGGCATACAGGTACGCTGGATCCGTTCGCAGTCGGAGTTTTACCTTTATGCATTGGAAGTGCTGCAAGAATCAATGAATACCTTGATTTGGATGAGAAGCGATATCGCTGTGAAATGCAGCTTGGTATAGAGACCGATACGCAGGATATTTGGGGGGCTGTCATCGCATCGAATCCCGAAAAAGCTGCAAAGGTTACTCTAAATCAAATTCAATCCGAATTAAATCAATTTAAAGGGTATATTAAACAAATACCGCCGAAGTATTCGGCGATTCGAGTAAATGGGAAACGGCTTTATGAATATGCAAGAGCGGGAGAAAGTGTAGAAATTAAAAGCCGTCCTGTAGTTATATCTGAAATAGAACTGATTTCATATCATAAGGATACGGGTAGAATTATGATTGAAATCCTTTGCTCGAAAGGCACCTACATACGGTCGATTTGTCAGGATTTAGGACAAGCGCTTGGTTGTGGTGCGGCTATGAGTTTTTTACTGAGAATACAAAGTGGCGCTTTTCATTTAGACAATTCCGTAACCATTGAGGAACTTCAAAACTGGGCTAACGTTTCTGAAAGTGGCAAATTAGATATAGAACATACAGATGAATATCTGCTCCCTACGGATAAACCACTGTGTTATTTTGGAAGCCTTTTATTGTCGCCAGGAAGAGAAAAATGGTTTTTAAACGGAGGCTATCTGATTGAAAGAGATGTAAAAAGGATAGAAGAGCCATTTCAAAATTATGATATAGAGAGCATTCAGCGTCGTATGGAGCATTTAGGAATAAAAGAAATCTATCACCAGGCCTACAAGGTTTATTCAAATCAAACCTTTTTGGGAGTTGTATTTTATCAGCCACAGACAAATCGATACGTTGCAGATAAGGTGTTTTACAAATGA
- a CDS encoding bifunctional oligoribonuclease/PAP phosphatase NrnA, which translates to MQNNTLKEIGEQLLSANRILLFPHMQIDGDAYGSAVALCYALRNLGKDAYVLLEDKVPAFLSFLTQDFCLEGEPPFESADISIAIDCSDVERFEKRKDCFFRGKTSVCLDHHMTTKVFADYNYIDAKAAATGEIIYDLLKVIDCEFSPLISDALYAAITTDTGNFRYSNTTKRTHMIVADLYDKGLNHAKVCVEIYENVRKERIALSANVLKDLHIFCEGKAGLVSVTQKMLRDNHASLEETEGIIDTLKSIEGIEIAVLLKEKEDDLIKVSLRAKSYGNVAEIAKSFHGGGHIKAAGCTIHSPLADAKKMIIQAVEKELAKGSSL; encoded by the coding sequence ATGCAAAATAACACATTAAAAGAGATCGGAGAACAGCTGCTTTCAGCAAACCGCATTTTATTGTTTCCGCATATGCAAATTGATGGAGACGCTTATGGATCCGCTGTGGCACTTTGCTATGCTTTAAGAAATTTAGGTAAGGATGCCTATGTTTTATTGGAAGATAAAGTTCCTGCATTTCTTTCTTTTTTAACCCAAGATTTTTGTTTGGAGGGAGAGCCGCCATTTGAATCTGCGGATATATCCATCGCGATTGACTGCAGTGACGTGGAACGCTTTGAAAAGCGAAAAGATTGTTTTTTTAGAGGGAAAACCTCTGTTTGCTTGGATCATCATATGACAACGAAAGTGTTTGCAGATTATAACTATATCGACGCAAAAGCTGCAGCCACTGGAGAAATCATTTATGACTTACTGAAAGTGATAGATTGTGAATTTAGTCCGCTCATATCAGATGCGCTTTATGCTGCAATCACAACAGATACAGGAAATTTCCGATACTCTAATACGACTAAGCGTACACATATGATTGTTGCAGATTTGTATGATAAAGGCTTGAATCATGCAAAGGTATGTGTTGAGATTTATGAAAATGTTCGAAAAGAAAGAATTGCCCTTTCTGCGAATGTCCTAAAAGATTTGCATATTTTTTGTGAAGGAAAAGCTGGATTGGTTTCTGTCACACAAAAAATGCTGAGGGATAATCATGCTTCTTTGGAAGAGACGGAAGGAATTATTGATACTTTAAAAAGTATAGAAGGCATTGAGATAGCAGTACTTTTAAAAGAAAAAGAAGATGATTTGATCAAAGTTAGCCTGAGGGCAAAGAGCTATGGAAATGTTGCGGAAATTGCAAAAAGTTTTCATGGAGGAGGTCATATTAAGGCTGCAGGCTGTACCATTCACTCCCCTTTAGCAGATGCAAAAAAGATGATTATACAGGCAGTTGAAAAGGAATTGGCGAAGGGAAGCTCTTTATGA
- the rbfA gene encoding 30S ribosome-binding factor RbfA: MGKGYRAGRLGEEIRRIVSGMLLRELKDPRFKGMLSVSAVDVTSDGSYATLYITAMNFASDKELTEEEKEDVLLAFRKSKGRIRSEIGRQVKIRHIPELIFKFDTSMEYGLHMEKVMAKLGLDQDKENKKEKHLEDLE, from the coding sequence ATGGGGAAGGGTTATCGGGCCGGCAGGCTCGGCGAAGAGATTCGCCGAATTGTGAGCGGAATGCTGTTAAGAGAACTGAAAGACCCCAGATTTAAAGGAATGTTAAGTGTATCTGCTGTTGATGTTACTTCTGACGGCAGCTACGCTACTCTTTATATTACAGCAATGAATTTTGCTTCTGACAAGGAGCTAACAGAAGAGGAAAAAGAAGATGTTCTTCTTGCATTTCGTAAATCAAAAGGTCGAATACGAAGTGAAATTGGCCGGCAGGTGAAAATTCGACACATACCGGAATTAATATTTAAATTTGATACATCTATGGAATATGGACTTCATATGGAAAAAGTGATGGCAAAGTTAGGGCTGGATCAGGATAAAGAAAATAAGAAAGAAAAGCATTTGGAAGATTTAGAATAG
- the infB gene encoding translation initiation factor IF-2: protein MSKRVYELAKELNLANKEMLEKIKSMGIKVKTHMSVIEDEDATAIKNTIAHGKKITDHAAEGAKASKKEGEAKVTTKPTSKLDNKTAEKPLQDKASVKEETTASTSKAAQDKSMAKTIIAPNGKTMLQGKPMPKNAVPQTIAVEEKMEEKVEAKREIKNEVKATAKEDVPVTAAQIMGRPEPQKFKIIKTSEQVTKEAEERAARVAKKKAQAEKLPQQSEKKPNETRRNDSYRDRDGQRSQQNRTNRSGNNQNSRYEKKDSEGNFARGNRSERTTDRSSDRNVNHTDKNNRPNQGNRSNQGNHSSKDRNTGKDRFSKPEVAGDVLVTKPSRNKKQNDKNDYKKESNKAPHHRTFKPLDLTKSTPKKHKKNKAEKVANQVEESNIEAEELPVGTKIITVPITVKGLSEQIEKSTSQIIMALMKLGIMANINQNIDEDTAILLGAELGVSIVVGKVDQEVVEEGLELFEDKKEDLKSRPPIITVMGHVDHGKTSLLDAIRKTSVTDREAGGITQHIGASEVVLNGNKIVLLDTPGHEAFTAMRARGANVTDIAILVVAADDSVKPQTIESISHAKAAGVPIIVAINKMDKPGANPEKVKQDLTEHGILVEDWGGDTICVPVSAKSGEGIVSLLEMVLLQAEVLELKANPNRLAMGTVIEARLDKSKGPVATLLVLNGTLKAGMSVVAGTCSGRIRAMTNFKGDTIAKAGPATAVEILGLTEVPEAGDEFNAVRQDKLAREIAENRRTKMREEVMARNSSVTLEQLFSQIEEGEIKELNLIIKADVQGSVGALTTSLEKLKNENVKVRIIHSGVGTVTESDIMLANTSNAIIIGFNVRPSTAVATFAEREGVEIRNYRIIYEVIDDIEAAMKGMLDPVFKEVVLGKIEVRDTFKVPGVGIIAGAYVLEGKVQRNAEIRLVRDGIIIHEGKISSLKRFKDDAKEVASGYECGIGIENFNDIKENDIIEAFKMEEIERK, encoded by the coding sequence ATGTCAAAAAGAGTATATGAACTGGCAAAAGAATTGAATCTGGCCAATAAAGAAATGTTGGAAAAGATCAAGTCGATGGGAATAAAAGTAAAAACTCATATGAGCGTCATAGAAGATGAAGACGCAACGGCAATAAAGAATACGATAGCACATGGGAAGAAAATAACCGATCATGCAGCAGAAGGAGCAAAAGCGTCAAAAAAAGAAGGAGAAGCAAAGGTGACTACAAAACCAACATCGAAGCTAGATAATAAAACAGCAGAAAAGCCACTACAGGATAAGGCATCGGTGAAGGAGGAGACCACTGCATCAACGAGTAAAGCTGCACAAGATAAAAGTATGGCTAAGACAATCATTGCGCCGAACGGAAAAACAATGCTGCAGGGGAAACCTATGCCTAAAAATGCTGTACCGCAAACCATAGCTGTAGAAGAAAAGATGGAAGAAAAAGTGGAAGCAAAAAGAGAGATAAAAAATGAAGTAAAAGCAACTGCAAAGGAAGATGTACCAGTTACTGCTGCTCAAATTATGGGAAGACCGGAGCCACAGAAATTTAAAATTATTAAAACCAGTGAACAGGTGACAAAAGAAGCGGAAGAAAGAGCTGCACGTGTAGCTAAAAAGAAGGCACAGGCAGAAAAACTTCCACAGCAGAGCGAAAAGAAACCGAATGAAACAAGAAGAAATGATTCGTATCGAGATCGAGACGGACAAAGAAGCCAACAGAATCGAACAAATCGCAGCGGAAACAATCAAAATAGCAGATATGAAAAGAAAGATTCTGAGGGGAATTTTGCACGAGGAAATCGTTCTGAAAGAACTACAGATCGAAGTTCAGATAGAAATGTAAATCATACAGATAAAAATAACCGTCCAAATCAAGGAAACCGTTCAAACCAAGGGAATCATTCTTCCAAAGATCGAAATACAGGGAAGGATCGTTTTAGTAAACCAGAAGTTGCTGGAGATGTCTTGGTTACGAAACCGTCCAGAAACAAAAAGCAGAATGACAAAAATGATTATAAAAAAGAATCCAATAAAGCTCCGCATCATAGAACTTTTAAACCTTTGGATTTGACAAAATCTACGCCTAAAAAACACAAGAAAAATAAAGCAGAAAAAGTAGCAAATCAAGTGGAAGAAAGCAATATCGAGGCAGAGGAACTACCAGTTGGAACTAAAATCATTACTGTTCCAATTACAGTAAAGGGGTTATCCGAGCAAATAGAAAAGTCGACATCTCAGATTATTATGGCGTTGATGAAGCTTGGAATTATGGCAAATATTAATCAGAACATTGATGAAGATACTGCAATTCTTTTGGGCGCAGAATTAGGAGTAAGCATTGTAGTTGGAAAAGTAGATCAAGAAGTCGTTGAAGAAGGCTTGGAACTCTTTGAAGACAAGAAAGAAGACTTGAAGTCGCGGCCGCCGATCATTACCGTAATGGGTCACGTTGACCACGGAAAGACATCCCTATTGGATGCCATTCGGAAGACCAGCGTTACAGATCGTGAAGCTGGAGGTATTACACAGCATATTGGAGCTTCTGAAGTCGTGTTAAATGGTAATAAAATTGTGCTTTTAGACACTCCTGGACACGAAGCATTTACTGCGATGCGTGCAAGAGGAGCAAATGTAACCGATATTGCGATTCTTGTTGTAGCAGCAGATGATAGCGTAAAACCTCAGACGATTGAGTCTATAAGTCACGCAAAAGCTGCCGGCGTTCCAATTATTGTGGCAATCAACAAAATGGATAAACCCGGAGCAAATCCAGAAAAAGTAAAGCAGGATTTGACAGAACATGGCATTTTAGTAGAAGATTGGGGAGGAGATACAATTTGTGTTCCTGTCTCTGCAAAATCTGGTGAAGGCATTGTAAGCCTGTTGGAAATGGTATTACTTCAAGCAGAAGTATTGGAATTGAAAGCAAATCCAAACCGTTTAGCTATGGGTACTGTTATTGAAGCTCGTCTAGATAAATCAAAAGGACCAGTTGCGACCTTATTAGTATTGAATGGTACGCTAAAGGCAGGGATGTCCGTAGTTGCCGGAACTTGCAGCGGCCGAATCCGTGCTATGACAAACTTTAAAGGGGATACCATTGCAAAGGCAGGTCCTGCAACTGCAGTTGAAATCTTGGGATTAACCGAGGTGCCGGAAGCTGGGGATGAATTTAATGCAGTTCGTCAGGATAAACTGGCGAGAGAAATTGCAGAAAACAGAAGAACTAAGATGCGTGAAGAAGTGATGGCACGCAATTCCAGCGTGACACTGGAACAATTATTCAGCCAAATTGAAGAGGGTGAGATTAAAGAATTAAACCTGATTATTAAAGCGGATGTACAAGGTTCTGTAGGAGCGTTAACAACTTCATTAGAGAAACTTAAAAATGAAAATGTAAAAGTACGCATCATTCATTCAGGCGTCGGTACAGTAACCGAATCCGACATCATGCTTGCAAACACGTCGAATGCCATTATAATCGGTTTTAACGTAAGACCGAGCACAGCGGTAGCTACGTTTGCAGAACGTGAGGGCGTAGAAATACGAAATTACCGTATTATTTATGAGGTGATTGATGACATCGAGGCAGCTATGAAGGGCATGCTTGATCCGGTATTTAAAGAAGTGGTTCTGGGTAAGATAGAGGTAAGAGATACCTTTAAAGTTCCGGGAGTTGGAATTATTGCAGGAGCTTATGTCTTAGAGGGAAAAGTGCAGAGAAATGCGGAAATAAGATTAGTTCGTGACGGAATTATCATTCACGAAGGTAAAATCTCTTCACTAAAACGCTTTAAAGATGATGCGAAAGAAGTTGCTTCAGGCTATGAATGCGGCATAGGAATCGAAAATTTCAATGATATAAAAGAAAACGATATCATTGAAGCTTTCAAAATGGAGGAAATAGAAAGAAAGTAA
- a CDS encoding L7Ae/L30e/S12e/Gadd45 family ribosomal protein produces the protein MKQKIETYLGFAKKSRNLISGYNACIYAAKKKQLKLLLIAEDVSENTKSKFNKLAKTGNIPIKIYGTKDILSRLTGEVDKGIFGISDSHFAQIIGKELDNKMD, from the coding sequence ATGAAGCAAAAGATTGAGACCTATTTGGGATTCGCTAAAAAATCAAGAAATTTAATTTCGGGATATAATGCTTGTATCTATGCAGCAAAGAAAAAACAATTAAAATTGTTGTTAATTGCTGAGGATGTTTCTGAAAATACAAAGAGTAAATTCAATAAATTGGCGAAAACCGGAAACATTCCAATAAAAATTTATGGAACAAAAGATATATTATCAAGACTAACCGGAGAAGTAGACAAAGGGATATTTGGAATCTCAGATAGTCATTTTGCCCAAATTATTGGAAAGGAATTGGATAACAAAATGGATTGA
- the rnpM gene encoding RNase P modulator RnpM, with translation MKVKKIPMRRCAGCMESKPKRELIRIVAEGEHSLRIDSTGKANGRGVYLCPNHNCFTLAKKKKAIGRNLNINISEEELNRVFEELTKYEAKD, from the coding sequence ATGAAAGTAAAAAAAATACCAATGAGAAGGTGTGCTGGCTGTATGGAATCAAAGCCAAAACGCGAATTAATACGTATTGTTGCAGAAGGTGAACATTCCCTGCGTATAGATAGTACAGGAAAAGCAAATGGACGCGGTGTTTATTTATGCCCGAATCACAATTGTTTTACTTTGGCAAAGAAGAAAAAAGCAATTGGGAGAAATTTAAACATCAATATCAGTGAAGAAGAATTAAATCGTGTTTTTGAGGAGCTTACCAAATATGAAGCAAAAGATTGA
- the nusA gene encoding transcription termination factor NusA encodes MNKEFILAVEELEKEKQISKDLLIDAIESALVSAYKKNYGTSQNVRVNINRETGDIDVFMRKDVVEEVYDPFIEVDVKEAQEIDPNYEIGDVIEYQVTPKDFGRIAAQTAKQVVVQRIREAERGMIYDDYINRQSEIVNGIIQRISNDTIFINMGKTEGILAATEQVKGEHYEVNQRVKTFIMDVKKTTKGPQVYLSRSHPGLVKRLFELEVPEIQEGIVEIKSISREAGSRTKMAVFTNDENVDPVGACVGARGTRVQSIVDELFGEKIDIINWSEDPEKLISSALSPAKVEQVMINEEEKSATVVVPDYQLSLAIGKEGQNVRLAAKLCGWKIDIKSHSQFQQSEDYFVDLDDLEEEEVNDFNEEPLDEFEEDGIVILDEDVEDMTHEE; translated from the coding sequence ATGAATAAGGAATTTATTCTTGCGGTTGAAGAATTAGAAAAAGAAAAGCAGATTTCAAAAGATTTGCTTATTGATGCAATCGAATCTGCATTGGTGTCTGCTTATAAAAAAAATTATGGAACCTCTCAAAATGTTCGTGTGAATATAAATCGAGAAACCGGCGATATCGATGTTTTTATGAGAAAAGACGTTGTGGAAGAAGTGTATGATCCGTTTATTGAAGTGGATGTGAAAGAGGCTCAGGAAATTGATCCCAACTATGAAATCGGTGATGTGATTGAATACCAAGTGACACCAAAGGACTTCGGAAGAATCGCAGCACAGACCGCAAAGCAAGTCGTTGTACAGCGTATCCGTGAAGCAGAGCGTGGAATGATTTACGATGATTATATCAATCGTCAAAGTGAGATTGTGAACGGAATCATTCAGAGAATCAGTAACGATACAATCTTTATTAATATGGGAAAGACAGAAGGTATTTTGGCAGCTACCGAGCAGGTAAAAGGTGAACATTACGAAGTGAATCAGCGTGTCAAAACATTCATTATGGACGTAAAAAAGACAACAAAGGGACCGCAAGTATACCTTTCAAGGTCACATCCAGGCCTGGTTAAAAGATTATTTGAATTGGAAGTGCCTGAAATTCAAGAAGGAATTGTAGAGATTAAGAGCATTTCCCGAGAAGCTGGCTCCAGAACAAAGATGGCAGTTTTTACTAACGATGAAAATGTTGATCCGGTCGGAGCTTGTGTCGGAGCACGAGGTACTCGTGTGCAGTCTATAGTAGATGAATTATTCGGGGAAAAAATAGATATTATTAACTGGAGTGAAGACCCTGAAAAATTAATCAGTAGTGCATTGAGTCCGGCAAAAGTAGAGCAAGTTATGATTAATGAAGAAGAAAAGTCAGCGACGGTTGTCGTTCCCGACTATCAATTGTCCCTAGCCATCGGAAAAGAAGGTCAGAATGTTCGGCTGGCAGCAAAACTTTGTGGATGGAAAATTGATATTAAAAGTCATTCACAGTTCCAGCAGTCGGAAGATTATTTTGTGGATTTAGACGACTTAGAAGAGGAAGAAGTAAATGATTTTAATGAAGAACCGTTAGATGAGTTTGAAGAAGATGGCATTGTTATTTTAGACGAAGATGTAGAAGATATGACACACGAAGAATAA